Genomic window (Thermoflexus sp.):
AGCGAGTGGGTCTGTTTGCGGTGCTGGGGCTTTCATCAGCCGTTTTGATTTTTTTGGTTCTGCTGAATATCCCGGGCGGGCCGCTGGAATTTCTCCGGCAGTCTCCGTATATCGGACGGCTGGGGCATATCTTTGAGACGGAAACCGGAACCGGGAAGGTTCGAGTCCTGATCTGGCAGGGTGCGCTCCGGCTGGTGCTCCCTCACGAGCCGATCCAGTTCCCGGATGGTCGCCCCGATCCTTTCCATCTGATCCGGCCGTTCGTCGGCTATGGGCCGGAGTCGATGTATGTGGCTTACAACCGATTTTATCCTCCCGAGCTGGCCCACTATGAGGCGCGCAATGCGTCTCCGGATCGTTCTCATAATGAGACGTTCGATGCCTTGGTGAATACGGGCTTGCTGGGATTCCTGGTTTATCAGTGGCTGTTCTTTGCTCTTTTCGCCTACGGGTTGCGCAGTCTGAATCTGATCCATGGGCCGCGGGATCGGAATCTGTTGCTGGGTTTGTGGGTGGGTGGGGCGCTTGTCGTCGGGCTGGCCTTCGCCCTCCGATTCGGTCCGCACTTTCTGGGCGTGGCGGTTCCGGCCGGGACGGTTCTGGGACTCCTGATCTATCTGGTTTTTGCGACCCTGCGGGCTTCTGGTGAGTCGTCAATTGAGCATCCTCATCGCTTTCTTCTGATCGCTCTCCTTGGGGGAATCCTCGCTCATTATATTGAGATCAACTTCGGGATTGCGATTGCCTCGACCCGGACGTGGTTCTGGGCCTTTGCGGCGATGCTGGTCGTGCTGGGGGAGGGATGGCTCTCTGAGCCGATCCTGGAACGTGCGGGGATGGCTCCAGCAGGTCCGTCATCGCGCAGGGGGAAAGGTCGGGGTCGTCGGGAAATTCGTGAGGCTCCCGTGCAGGCTCGCCCGTGGTGGCCCTGGGTGGCAGCTTCGGGTCTGCTGATGGCGCTGATGCTCTCCTTGCTCTCTTATGAGTTTGTGACCAATCAGGGGCAACGCCTGGATATGTGGTCCCTGATTGCGACCAGTTTGACCCGATTGCCACTGCAGGGGAACCGGTTTTCGCCCTTCATCTTGTTGATGTTGGGCTTGGTGGGAGGTCTGGGGGCTGCGCTGGTTCTGGCGGAGGGGGTTCGGCGGGATTGGATTCCCGAGCGTATGGTTTTCCCGGCTCTGGGCCTGTATGCGGCGGTTGCAGGGGGCGGGTGGTTGATTTATACGCTGGCCCATGCGGGAATTCTGGCGGGGCTGATCGCTCGTGTGCCTCAAACGGTGGAGGATGTGCTGCGGCTGGCAGATGGCGTGGCGGGGTTGTTGGATTTTCTGGTTCTTTTCCTTTTCGTTTTGCTGGCGTTGCTGGTGGTTCTGATCTCCTGGGAAGGGCCGACAGTTGGGGATGAGGCGGGGCTGGGTCTGTTTGTGGCGCCGCCGGCTTTTCTGGCGGCCGCTCTGCTCATCTGGAATGTGCATCTGGATCCGATCCGGGCGGACACAGTTTACAAGCAGGGGGATCCATGGGATAAGCAAGGACAGTGGGAGGTGGCCATTTTGCTGTATCGGCGGGCGATTGAGTATGCGCCCCGGGAGGACTTCTATTACCTCTGGCTGGGTCGGGCCCTGCTGGAGAAGGCGGCCCGGGCGCCGGATTCCAGCCCGCGGCGGCTGCCGGATGGGGTCTCGTTTGAAGTGGCTTTCCGCCATCTGACCCTGGAGCGTCTGGTGGTCCTTCCCCGAGGGGATCTGCTGGAGATCACCCGGGCTGTGCTGGAGCAGGCGCGATTGCTGAACCCATTGAATACCGATCATACAGCGAATCTGGCCCGGATGCACCGGCGCTGGGCGGATCTGTTGCTGGATCCCCGTTATTGTCGGACGCGCATCGATCTCGCGGCGATGTCCCCTGAGTTTGTGCGCCATGTGGAGCTGGCGGGTCACTACTACGAGGAGGCTGTCCGTCTGAGTCCTAATAACGCGGGGCTGTGGAATGAGTGGGCCAGTGTGGATCTTTATCAGCGCAATGATCTGGAATCGGCGGAACGTAAATTGCAGCGTTCCCTGGAGCTGGATGATCGGTTCGATCAGACATATCAGCTCTATGGGGATCTCCTGATGGTGCATTCGGAGAAGGTGACAGATCCGGCCGCGAAGCGAGCGGCTCTGGAGCGGGCGGAGGTTTTCTATCGCCGTCTGGTGGAGCTTCAACCGGAGCATGGTGTGGGATGGGCGGCTTTGGCTTACCTGCAGGATCAGCTGGGGCGATCGGGGGAGGCTCGGGTCTCGCGGGCGCGCCTTCAGGCGCTGATCGGCTCGCGGTCGGAGGCTTGGCAATCTGTGGGCGATTTCTTTCTGAGCCACGCGGATTGTGCGCTGGATCGGGCCCAGGCGCTGGCATTGTATCGGGAGGCGGCGGAGGCATATGGCCAGGCGCTGGCGGCGAATCCGGGGGCGTTGACGGCCGCTTTGCGCCGGGGCTACGCGCTGCGAGGTGTGGGGAATCTAGAGGAGGCCGTGGCGACGTTCCGTCGGGCGATTCAGGTGGCAGGCGAGAGTCCAGAGGTCTGGCTGTTTTATCGGGAGCTGGCGGTTACGCTGGCGATGATGGGGCAGAAGTCGGAGGCAGAGACAGCAGCCGCGCAGGCCTGGCGTCGGGCGCCGCCGGGTGAGCAGCCGGGGCTTCAGACGCTTTTCGCCCAGCTGGGTCTCTCAGTTCGTCCATAGACGGTTGTGGGTCGAGAGTATCTCAGGGGAAATGTCTATGCGAAAACGTGCCGGTGCCACCCCCTGACGGAGAGGCCGCCCACCCCTTTCCTGATGAAGAACCTCCATCGGAAATCCCTCCCCACCACCACTTTATGTCTATGCGAAGCGATGGCGGTGGGGTCATGGCGGGCGAGTTGGGAGTGCGCTTCGGAGGGTGGCTGAGCGGGATCCCTCCCCGCAGGTCAGCAGGCGCTGGGCGATGAACGGCCCGAAAACCCAAAGGCCCCTGTCACGGCTACGCGGCCGCATCGCCGGACATTCCCCATCTCTCTACGCCCCGCCAGGCAAGAGTAAGGAAGAAGGATCCACGGCATAGCGGAATTCCTATACAATAATATTGGGGTTTACGAAGGTAAATTCGAATTCTGGAAGGACGGAATGGTCCCTCCCCAGGATGCGCTGAGGCCATGGCCGTCACCCCGGCTCTCAAAGGCCAGCGCCTTCCATATCGCGCGGACCTGGAACCGATCTTCTCTTAGAGGAGCGATCCATGCGGTTCGCCCAGCTGGTGGATTACTTCGAGCGGCTCGAAGCGACCACGAAGCGCCTAGAGATGTTCGATATCCTCAGCGAACTGTTCCAGGCATGTGAGCGGGAGGAGATCGACAAGGTCGTTTACTTCTGCCAGGAACAGCTGCTCCCGCCTTTCCGCGGGATCGAGATCGGCATGGCCGAGAAATTGATCCTCCGGGCGATCGCCCGCGCCACGGGAGCCAGCGAGGCGGAAGTCGCCCGGCTGAACAAAGAGCGCGGCGATCCCGGCCTGGTGGTGGAAGAATTGCTTCAACAACGGAAAACCCACCCGGCCGGGATGAGCGTGCAGGAAGTCTATGAGGCTCTCCTGCGGATCGCCGAAACGACCGGCGAGGGAAGCGTCGAACGCAAGATCCAGATGCTCGCTGATCTTTTCCGGCGATCCTCTCCAAAGGAAGCCCGCTACATCGCCCGCTTCGTCCTGGGGCGCCTGCGGCTCGGGGTCGGAGATCCCACCATCCTGGACGCTCTTTCCAAAGCCGTCGCCGGCGATCGAAGCCTGCGGCCGGACCTGGAGCGCGCATATAACCTGTGCTCGGATCTGGGGCTGGTGGCCCGGACCCTCTTCGAGCAGGGCATCGAAGGGATCCGCGCGTTCCGCATTCGGGTGGGGAACCCCATCCGACCGGCCCTGGCGGAGCGCCTCCCCAGCGCCCAGGAAATCGTGGAGAAGCTGGGCCGATGCGCCGTCGAGGTCAAGCTGGACGGCTTCCGCTGCCAGATCCATAAGGCTGGCGACCAGGTGGAGATTTTCTCCCGCAATCTGGAGCGCACCACCCCCATGTTCCCAGAGCTCATCGAAGCGGTCCGCCAGCAGATCGACGCCCGGGAGGCCATCCTGGAAGGGGAAGCCGTGGCGGTCAATGAGGAGACCGGTGAGATCTACCCTTTCCAGGTCACCGTCCAGCGGAAGCGCAAGCATGGCGTCGAGGAGATGATGCGGGAATACCCCCTGGTCCTCTTCGCCTTCGATCTCCTCTATGCCGATGGCCAGGATTACACCCCCCAGCCTTACGCCACCCGCTTTGAGGTGCTATCCCGCCTGATCCGGCCGGATGGCCGCATCCGCCTCGTCGATCGGATCATCACCGATGACCCCCGCGTGATCCAGCAGTTCTTCGATGAGGCGATCGAGCGCGGCATGGAGGGTATCGTGGCCAAACGCCTGGACGCCCCCTATCAGGCCGGCGCGCGCGGTTTCCACTGGATCAAGCTGAAGCGCTCCTACAAGGGCGAGCTGAGCGACACCATCGATGTTGTCATCGTGGGCTATTTCCGGGGCCGCGGCATGCGGGCGAAGTTCGGCATCGGGGCACTCCTGGGCGCCGTCTATGATCCCGACTCGGATACCTTTAAGACGGTGGCCAAGATCGGCAGCGGCCTGACCGAGGAAGAATGGGTGCGGATCCGGGAGCTGCTGGATCAGATCCGAACGGAACATCGGCCCGCCCGGGTGGAATCGGTTCTCGAGCCCGACGTGTGGGTGGAACCCCGATATGTAGTGACCGTCCTGGCCGATGAGATCACCCGCTCGCCGGTTCATACATGCGGGAAGACCAATGAGGAACCCGGCTATGCCCTTCGCTTCCCCCGGGTCGTGGGATGGATCCGCGAGGATAAGGGGCCGGAAGACGCCACCACCGTAAAAGAGATCCTCTCGATGTTCCAGATGCAGAAACGGGTGCAGCTCGCCGGATAAGGAGAACCCGGATGCGCTACGATCTCCTGATCCGACAGGTCACCGTAGTGGATCCCGGCCCGGAAGGGGTTGCGGTGCGGGCCGGGCAGGACATCCTGATCCAGGGCTCCCGGATCGCCGCGATTCAGCCCACCGGTCAGGTCGACCCCGCTTCCGCAGCCCGGGTCATTCCAGGAGAGGGCATGGTCGCCATGCCTGGCCTGATCAACACCCACGCCCACGCCGCCATGGTCCTCTTCCGTGGATCGGCGGAGGATGTGCCCATCGAGGAATGGTTTAACGATTACATCTGGGCGATGGAGACGAACCTGACCCCGGAGGACATCTACTGGGGAGCCCTGCTGGCAGCGGTGGAGATGATCGAGAGCGGGATCACGACGGTAGCGGACCACTATTTCGAGATGGATCAGGTGGCCGAGGCCTTCGTTGCTGCCGGGCTGCGTGCACACCTCGCCTGGGCGATGTTCGGACAGAACCCCCGGGAAGAGCTGGATCGAACGGCGACCTTTGCGGCCCGCTGGCACGGCGCAGCGGCGGACCGCATTCGCGTCTGGATGGGGCCTCACGCTCCCTACACCTGCCCCTATGACTTCCTCCAGGAGGTCGCCCGCGAGGCGAGGCGGCTGGGATTGGGCGTCCACATCCACGCTTCGGAAACCGCAGAACAGGTGCAATCCAGCCTCCAGCGGTACGGCGTCACGCCGGTCCGACTGCTGGAGCGTGCCGGCCTGATGGAGGGCCGGCTGCTCTGCGCCCACGCAGCCCATGCGACCCCGGAGGACATCTCGTTGATGGCCGCCCATCGGGTCGGTGTGGCCCACTGTCCCAAGACCTTCCTGAAACTGGCCGCGGGGATCGCGCCGGTGACGGCCATGCGCCAGGCTGGGATCCCGGTGGGCCTGGGGACGGATGGGGCGGCGAGCAACAACACCCTGGATCTCTGGGAACAGATGCGGCTGGCCGCCCTGCTCCAGAAGCACGAGCGTCGGGATGCGCGGGCGTTGCCCCTGCATGAAGCGCTAACGATGGCGACGTGGGAGGGGGCGCGGGCGCTGGGAGAGGAAGAGCGCCTGGGACGCATGGCTTCTGGCTACCTGGCCGATCTCATCCTGGTCCGGCTGGATGGGGCGCACGTGCAGCCGGTGCACCGGGTGGAAGCGGCACTGGTCTATGCGGTCCGGGCCAGCGATGTCGACACCGTGATCGTGAACGGGCAGGTGCTGATGGAAGGACGCCGGCTGCTTACGCTGGATAAAGCGGAGATCCTGCGTCAGGTCCAGGCGCGAGCGGATCGGCTGGCCCAGCGGGCACATGGACGGCGATTACAAACGTATCGTTAGCCCATTGCCTGGACCGTAGGCCGACCTCACCCGCGGAGGGATCTTCATCGGGTTCAATCCTCCCGCTTAATCCGCACGGCGATCAGGGTGCCATCCGATTGACGTCGTGCCCGGACCTCCACACGATCGCCCACGTGAGGATCCTCCCGGATCTCTGTATCCCCAGTCACCTGCACAGCGCGTCCATCGATGATCCAGGTGGATCCGGAGATCGCCTGGAGCACTCCCTTCCACTCGATAGTTTCCCCTTCTTCCCCTGGAGTCCGGGTTGGCTCAGGTGTCTGGGTTGGCTCGGGCGTCTTGGTTAGAGCGGGCGTGGGAGCCACCGTCGCCGGCGGCAAGGGCGGGGCGGTCGGAACTGGCGTTGCCGTCGGCAAAGGTGTGGGCGTCGGCCGGGGGATCCGCGTTGGAACCGGTGTAGAGGTGGCCTCCATCCAGGCCTCCGCAGGCGTCCCGGTCGGCTCGGGCGTCGGCGTGGGAGTCTCGGAGATCCTCTGGATGCGCATGGCGATCAGCTGTCCTTCCGGCCCCAGGAAGGCCGTCACCTTCACCCTCTGATCCACAGTTACAGGCCCCAGCATTTCTGTTTCAGGGAAGATCTCCACCGGCACACCTCCGATACGCCAGGTGGTCCCTTCGATGGCTTCGATCCGACCCTCCCAGGTCACCGTTCCAATGCCCCGCTGTTGAGTGAGCATCCGGTATTCCTCCCAGCGGCGAGCCGCCAGCGTCTCCTCCACCAGACGCCGCTCTACCGGATCCAGGGTCAGGGCGAGCCAGACCTGCTCTTCCATACGCTTGATCCCATAGAGGGGATCTCCCGGCAGGCTGCCCTGGGCCATGGCATGGAGGACGCCAATGATGAGGAGTGCGACCGCGATCGCAGCCCCCGCTGGCGCATATCGTCCCCATCCGAACAGAACCGCGGCCCATGGGCGGCGGGAGGACCGCAGGGCTTCCGCGCGCTGGAGGAAAGCAGTCCGGGAGGCCAGCTCCGCCCGCAAGGACGGCGCGGGGGGACGCACGGCCTCGATCATCCGGGCGATGCGCAAAACCGGGGCCACTTCCGGATATCGAGCCGTTACTTCCTCCAGCGTGGCCCCTTCCCGCAGCCTCTCCAACGCTTCTTCCAGAACGTCCTCACGCTTCGCCATAGTCATTTCGGAGATCCTTTAATCGTTTCGCGAGGGCCGTCAGGGCCCGATGCTGAAGCAATTTCACAGCTCCCACGCTTTTCCCCAGCTCCTGGGCGATCCGGGCCAGCGGGAGATCCATCCAGAAACGCATCAGGATCACCGCCCGCTGGTCCGGGGTCAGATGCTTCAGGGCCTCCCGGACTTGTTCCCGCACCACCACATCCTTCCCTTCTTCCGCAGCCCTTGAGCGGCCCCAATCCTCCTCCAGCGGGACCTGGGGATGCCGGTAATGGGCGCGGTGATGTTCGGCCACCAGATGATCCGCGGTCCGGAACAGCCAGGCCGCCAGATGGCGATCCGGCCCCCGTCCCCGATGGAAGGCTTCGAGGAGGCGCAGGAAGACCTCCGCGGTCACGTCCTCTGCAACCGCCTGCTCCCCTACCCGGCCGAGCACGTAGAAATACAGCATCTGGTAATACCGCTCGTGCAGCTCGGACAGGGCCTCCGGGTCCAGGGACCGTGCACGGGCCAGCAGGGCCTGTTCGTCTATCACCGTTCCAGATCGCTCAAGGAAAGTTTCCACCGTCGATAGATCCCATCGTATCCGCTCGGGCGGGAAGATGCCACTCCCACAGGCCCTCATTGTGGGCACCGCCTCGTTCAAGCCTCACGGGAAAGGGGGTTGGGCAGGATATCCTGGCGGCCCGCCCAACCCCATGCCTCCCTGATTCTCCCGAATTATCAGTCGGAATCATCCTTTTCGGGACGATCCTTGTGGTGATCCTCATCCTTCTTCCCACCATCATCCTTCTTCTCATCATCCCCTTTCTTCCCATCATTGTCACCTTTCTTGCCTTCCTCTCGCGTTCCAGAATCCTTCCCGGACCGATCTTCAAGTTGAATTCGAAGGGCACGGATGGAGCCATCGCTCTGAAGAACCCCCTTCACCTCAACCCAGGCGCCGAGGGTGATAGGGTCATCGATCCGGGTATTCCCATCGACCCGGACCGTCCGACCAGCGATGCGATAGCCATCGGGAAGGATCTCCTCCACGGCACCTTTGAACTCCACCTCCTCCTTAGTCTTCAACATGGATCCGGAACGCCAGGATCGTTCCGTCCGGTTGCAGAACGCCCTTCACCTCCACAAAAGTCCCCACGGCGATCGGACCCTCAACACGCGTGGTCGCGGTCACCATCACCGTCCGCCCCCCAATCCGATAACCGTTGGGCAAAACCTCCTCCACCACCCCCTTGAACTCCATTTGAAGGATAGGAGTGGGCAGGGGAGAGACCATTGTCCCTCCCGCCGTTCCGGCCACCGATCCGCCCGAGGATTGAACCCGGATCATCGTGGCATTCCAAGCCCCATCTGCTGGGGCCCCTTCCACCTCCACTCGGGCTCCTACCTGAAGGTCCCCCAGGATCTGCGTCTGGCCGGTCCAGCGAACCAGCCGGCCGGAGACCTGAAGGCCATCCGGGAGGATCGCCTCCACTGTTCCCTCCCAGCGCGTTGCGGTTCCTTCCCTGGATGCCGGAGGGGTCGTGCAGGCCGTTAGCATCAACCCGATCCACGCCAGCAGGAAGATTCCGAAACCGATGCCCTTTTTCATGGGACCACCCCCGTCTTTAGGATGCTGAACCCGGGTTCGCTCATCATGTCATGTCGGAGATCACCCGGAAAAGGTTACGGGGGTGGGATTCGAGATTTTCTATGGGGAAGGCCAGGGCCACGTCTCAGCCATCGGTTCGGCACGGGGAAGGGTAGGGTTGTATAGTAGAAAAGTCCACCAGGAGAGGATTCGGAAGATGGCGCGCGTTGACTGGCGAGAGCGAGTGGTCATCAATCCCGAGATCCACCATGGAGAACCATGTATCCGTGGCACGCGGATTCCGGTGAAGGTGATTGTGAGCAGCCTGGCGGAAGGGATGTCCTTTGAAGACATCCTTCGGGAGTATCCCCCGTTGAGCGCGGAGGATCTCTGGGCCGCCCTGGCCTATAGCCAGCGTCGAATTTGACAGGCCCCTTTTTTCACATTACAGTAACCGCGGAATTTCGGGGCGACGTGGGGAGTCCGCGGGGAAGCGGGCTGAGAGGGCGCCCTGCCGGCCGGAGGCCGGCCCTGGTGCCGACCCATGGAACCTGATCCGGGTCATGCCGGCGGAGGGACGGTCGCCACCCGTTTGCCCCTCGCGTCTCTCCATCTCTCCCCACGAAGATCGCCTCTGAAGGAGCTCATGGGATGGCGCTGGACCTGCGCGTTTACCTCGTTCTGGACCCGGCGCTCACCTCCGGGCGATCGCCGCTGGAGATCGCGGAATCGGCCCTTAAGGGGGGGATCACCGCCATGCAGTTGCGCTGGAAATCCGGGCCGTTGCGGGAGATGCTCCGGCTGGGGGAAGCCCTGCGGGCGCTCTGCCGGCGATATGGTGTTCCTTTCCTCATCAACGATCGCGTCGACGTCGCCATGGCGATCCATGCGGACGGGGTCCACCTGGGCCAGGAGGATCTCCCTCCTGAGGTGGCGCGGCGCCTTCTGGGCCCTCAGGCCCTCATCGGGGTCTCCGCCCGCACCCCGGCGCAGGCTCAAGCGGCGGAGGCCGCCGGCGCCGATTATCTGGGATCGGGCTCCATCTTCCCCACAGCTTCCAAGGCCAACCCGATTCTCATCGGACTGGAGGGGCTGGCCGCCGTCGTCCGCTCCACGCGGCTTCCGGTGGTAGCCATCGGCGGAGTGACTCCGGAGAACGCCGCCGTGTGCATCCGTATGGGAGCCGCCGGGGTCGCGGTGATCTCCGCCATCACCCAGGCGCCCGATCCGGAGGCCGCCGCGCGCGCCCTGCGACGGGCGGTGGATGCAGCGCTGGCCGAGCGGGAGAAGCGCTCCCCCTCCGGCGCTTAACGGATGGAGGCGGGATCAGGGCCTCCAGCCCTCGCGGAGTTCTGCAATCCTCAGACCAGGAGGATGGCGATGACCACTTTGCCTCGTGCCCTAACGATCGCCGGATCGGATTCGGGCGGGGGGGCGGGCATCCAGGCGGATCTGAAGACCTTTGGCGCGCTGGGCGTTTACGGCATGAGCGTGCTCACGGCCCTCACCGCCCAGAACACCCGGGGAGTCCAGGCGGTTTTCGAACTCCCCCCTGAGTTCGTGGCGGCCCAGATCGACTCGGTGCTGGGCGACATCGGCGCCGACGCGGTGAAAACGGGGATGCTGGCGAATGCCGCCATCATCGAGGTGGTCGCCGGGAAAATGCGGGAATACCGCGTGGAGCGTCTGGTCGTCGATCCGGTCATGCGGGCCAAGAGTGGGGATCCCCTCCTTCGCCCGGAGGCCCAGGACGCACTGATCCGTCACCTCTTCCCCCTGGCGATGGTGGTCACCCCGAACCTCCACGAGGCGCGGGCGCTGGTGGGGCGGGAGCTGCGGAGCCGGGCGGATATGCGAGAGGCAGCACGGATCATCCACGAGATGGGGCCGCGCTGGGTGGTGGTGAAAGGCGGCCACCTGGAAGGGGATGATCACAGCGTGGACATTGTGTTCGATGGCCGGGATTTCTATGAGCTGGACGCCCCACGGGTGGACACGGTGAACACCCATGGGACGGGGTGCACGTTCGCCTCGGCCATCGCGGCGGGGCTGGCCAGGGGTCTCCCACCCCTGGAGGCCATCCGTCAGGCGAAAGACTATCTGACCGCGATCCTCCAGGCCTCCCGGGCCTTTAAACTCGGCCGGGGCGCGTATGGGCCGATGGATCACTTCGCTTTGCTGAAAGCCCGGGCTTATCCCGGATAGAAGGCGAGCAGGACATCCGCCGCCGGGCGCCCATTTCGGAAGATGGGATGGCCCCTTCCCCTTCTGGGGCCGTGGGGAACCCCTTCAATGCCCTGCGGCCCCAGCCGCCCCTGATCGTTCGGTTTCACCGCCACCCTTCGACGGCCAGGCCGAGGATCCCCACCAGGACGGTGAGGACGGAAGCCCATCCCAGGCGGCGCAACCAGGGGCCCCGCAACCCGCCCAGCCGGGCCATCGGCACGTGGAAGAGCAAGCTGGCCATGGAGGCCAGCACCACACCAAGCCCTGCCGCCTCCATCGAAATCTGCCCCTGCGCCGCCAGGGTCGCCGCCGCCGCCGCTGTCGAGGCGCTGCTCACCAGCCCGCCCAGGAACGTCGCCACCATAAATCCTCCTGGTCCCAGGAAGCGATCCGCCAGCACCACGGCCGCCCGGATCACCAGATAAAACGTCCCGAAGAGCAGGCTATGGCGCAGCGAGAAGGGGAAAGCCAAGCGGATCGCCGGCGCAGCCGAAGATGCGTTCTGCCGGAGGATCCGAAGGACCATCAGCCCGGTGAGGCCGGCCATCAGCCCCACCGCCAGCCAGCCGTGGAGCAGCGCGGCCGGCGCGAAGATCCCCAGGATCAGGCCGTTGCGGGCCATCATGGCGATGTTAGCCAGCAGCATCCCCTCCAGGGCCAGATCCATGGC
Coding sequences:
- a CDS encoding tetratricopeptide repeat protein; its protein translation is MPTRLSGWCDRILEAGWLMAVVIAPLFFNIYTSRVFEPDKLTLVRSLALLMAAAWLVKLVEAWGRRVPLAQAVGFSGHTPLVMPALASAGVYLLATLFSITPYTSFFGSYQRLQGTYSWLAYLVIFFSILSGLRTRAQFERLATAMVLTSLPVAIYGLIQRYRLDPLPWGGDVTSRVASHMGNAIFVAAYLIMAFMLTLGRLAEAFHSILTTEPPRNSDVVRGAVYVFIAAVQLATIYFSFSRGPWLGLMGGLFLFGLLWLVIRRQRVGLFAVLGLSSAVLIFLVLLNIPGGPLEFLRQSPYIGRLGHIFETETGTGKVRVLIWQGALRLVLPHEPIQFPDGRPDPFHLIRPFVGYGPESMYVAYNRFYPPELAHYEARNASPDRSHNETFDALVNTGLLGFLVYQWLFFALFAYGLRSLNLIHGPRDRNLLLGLWVGGALVVGLAFALRFGPHFLGVAVPAGTVLGLLIYLVFATLRASGESSIEHPHRFLLIALLGGILAHYIEINFGIAIASTRTWFWAFAAMLVVLGEGWLSEPILERAGMAPAGPSSRRGKGRGRREIREAPVQARPWWPWVAASGLLMALMLSLLSYEFVTNQGQRLDMWSLIATSLTRLPLQGNRFSPFILLMLGLVGGLGAALVLAEGVRRDWIPERMVFPALGLYAAVAGGGWLIYTLAHAGILAGLIARVPQTVEDVLRLADGVAGLLDFLVLFLFVLLALLVVLISWEGPTVGDEAGLGLFVAPPAFLAAALLIWNVHLDPIRADTVYKQGDPWDKQGQWEVAILLYRRAIEYAPREDFYYLWLGRALLEKAARAPDSSPRRLPDGVSFEVAFRHLTLERLVVLPRGDLLEITRAVLEQARLLNPLNTDHTANLARMHRRWADLLLDPRYCRTRIDLAAMSPEFVRHVELAGHYYEEAVRLSPNNAGLWNEWASVDLYQRNDLESAERKLQRSLELDDRFDQTYQLYGDLLMVHSEKVTDPAAKRAALERAEVFYRRLVELQPEHGVGWAALAYLQDQLGRSGEARVSRARLQALIGSRSEAWQSVGDFFLSHADCALDRAQALALYREAAEAYGQALAANPGALTAALRRGYALRGVGNLEEAVATFRRAIQVAGESPEVWLFYRELAVTLAMMGQKSEAETAAAQAWRRAPPGEQPGLQTLFAQLGLSVRP
- a CDS encoding ATP-dependent DNA ligase — encoded protein: MRFAQLVDYFERLEATTKRLEMFDILSELFQACEREEIDKVVYFCQEQLLPPFRGIEIGMAEKLILRAIARATGASEAEVARLNKERGDPGLVVEELLQQRKTHPAGMSVQEVYEALLRIAETTGEGSVERKIQMLADLFRRSSPKEARYIARFVLGRLRLGVGDPTILDALSKAVAGDRSLRPDLERAYNLCSDLGLVARTLFEQGIEGIRAFRIRVGNPIRPALAERLPSAQEIVEKLGRCAVEVKLDGFRCQIHKAGDQVEIFSRNLERTTPMFPELIEAVRQQIDAREAILEGEAVAVNEETGEIYPFQVTVQRKRKHGVEEMMREYPLVLFAFDLLYADGQDYTPQPYATRFEVLSRLIRPDGRIRLVDRIITDDPRVIQQFFDEAIERGMEGIVAKRLDAPYQAGARGFHWIKLKRSYKGELSDTIDVVIVGYFRGRGMRAKFGIGALLGAVYDPDSDTFKTVAKIGSGLTEEEWVRIRELLDQIRTEHRPARVESVLEPDVWVEPRYVVTVLADEITRSPVHTCGKTNEEPGYALRFPRVVGWIREDKGPEDATTVKEILSMFQMQKRVQLAG
- a CDS encoding amidohydrolase, yielding MRYDLLIRQVTVVDPGPEGVAVRAGQDILIQGSRIAAIQPTGQVDPASAARVIPGEGMVAMPGLINTHAHAAMVLFRGSAEDVPIEEWFNDYIWAMETNLTPEDIYWGALLAAVEMIESGITTVADHYFEMDQVAEAFVAAGLRAHLAWAMFGQNPREELDRTATFAARWHGAAADRIRVWMGPHAPYTCPYDFLQEVAREARRLGLGVHIHASETAEQVQSSLQRYGVTPVRLLERAGLMEGRLLCAHAAHATPEDISLMAAHRVGVAHCPKTFLKLAAGIAPVTAMRQAGIPVGLGTDGAASNNTLDLWEQMRLAALLQKHERRDARALPLHEALTMATWEGARALGEEERLGRMASGYLADLILVRLDGAHVQPVHRVEAALVYAVRASDVDTVIVNGQVLMEGRRLLTLDKAEILRQVQARADRLAQRAHGRRLQTYR
- a CDS encoding DUF5666 domain-containing protein, which produces MAKREDVLEEALERLREGATLEEVTARYPEVAPVLRIARMIEAVRPPAPSLRAELASRTAFLQRAEALRSSRRPWAAVLFGWGRYAPAGAAIAVALLIIGVLHAMAQGSLPGDPLYGIKRMEEQVWLALTLDPVERRLVEETLAARRWEEYRMLTQQRGIGTVTWEGRIEAIEGTTWRIGGVPVEIFPETEMLGPVTVDQRVKVTAFLGPEGQLIAMRIQRISETPTPTPEPTGTPAEAWMEATSTPVPTRIPRPTPTPLPTATPVPTAPPLPPATVAPTPALTKTPEPTQTPEPTRTPGEEGETIEWKGVLQAISGSTWIIDGRAVQVTGDTEIREDPHVGDRVEVRARRQSDGTLIAVRIKRED
- a CDS encoding sigma-70 family RNA polymerase sigma factor, with protein sequence METFLERSGTVIDEQALLARARSLDPEALSELHERYYQMLYFYVLGRVGEQAVAEDVTAEVFLRLLEAFHRGRGPDRHLAAWLFRTADHLVAEHHRAHYRHPQVPLEEDWGRSRAAEEGKDVVVREQVREALKHLTPDQRAVILMRFWMDLPLARIAQELGKSVGAVKLLQHRALTALAKRLKDLRNDYGEA
- a CDS encoding DUF5666 domain-containing protein — encoded protein: MEFKGAVEEILPDGYRIAGRTVRVDGNTRIDDPITLGAWVEVKGVLQSDGSIRALRIQLEDRSGKDSGTREEGKKGDNDGKKGDDEKKDDGGKKDEDHHKDRPEKDDSD
- a CDS encoding DUF5666 domain-containing protein, with amino-acid sequence MKKGIGFGIFLLAWIGLMLTACTTPPASREGTATRWEGTVEAILPDGLQVSGRLVRWTGQTQILGDLQVGARVEVEGAPADGAWNATMIRVQSSGGSVAGTAGGTMVSPLPTPILQMEFKGVVEEVLPNGYRIGGRTVMVTATTRVEGPIAVGTFVEVKGVLQPDGTILAFRIHVED
- a CDS encoding DUF433 domain-containing protein, whose protein sequence is MARVDWRERVVINPEIHHGEPCIRGTRIPVKVIVSSLAEGMSFEDILREYPPLSAEDLWAALAYSQRRI
- the thiE gene encoding thiamine phosphate synthase, whose amino-acid sequence is MALDLRVYLVLDPALTSGRSPLEIAESALKGGITAMQLRWKSGPLREMLRLGEALRALCRRYGVPFLINDRVDVAMAIHADGVHLGQEDLPPEVARRLLGPQALIGVSARTPAQAQAAEAAGADYLGSGSIFPTASKANPILIGLEGLAAVVRSTRLPVVAIGGVTPENAAVCIRMGAAGVAVISAITQAPDPEAAARALRRAVDAALAEREKRSPSGA